The Streptomyces sp. M92 nucleotide sequence CAACCTGGCGGGCAACGGCAAGAGCAAGATCCTGAAGACCACGGGCGAGATCAAGCTCGTCCAGGTCAAGGACGGTGCCGTGGTCGGCGTCCACATGGTCGGCGACCGCATGGGCGAGCAGGTCGGCGAGGCCCAGCTGATCTACAACTGGGAGGCGCTGCCGGCCGAGGTGGCCCAGCTGGTGCACGCCCACCCGACGCAGAACGAGGCGATGGGCGAGGCGCACCTGGCGCTGGCCGGCAAGCCGCTGCACTCCCACGACTGACCTCCCTCGGTCACTGGGCGCGACGACACAGACTTCCGCAATTTCGTAAGGAGCAACCGAAACCATGGCGGTTTCCGTAACCCTTCCGGCGCTCGGCGAGAGCGTCACCGAGGGCACCGTCACCCGTTGGCTGAAGGCCGAGGGTGAGCGTGTCGAGGCCGACGAGCCGCTGCTCGAGGTCTCGACCGACAAGGTCGACACCGAGATCCCGGCGCCCGCCTCCGGCGTGCTGTCCTCCATCAAGGTCGCCGAGGACGAGACCGTCGAGGTCGGTGCCGAGCTGGCGCTGATCGACGACGGCACCGGCGCCCCGGCCGCCGAGCAGGCCCCGCAGGCCGAGCAGGTCGCCGAGCCGGCACCCGAGCCCGCTCCGGCCGCCCCGTCCACCGAGCAGGCCGCCCCGGCGCCCGCTCCCACCGCCGAGGCCGCTGCCGGCGGCTCCGCCGAGGGCACGGACGTGGTCCTGCCCGCACTCGGCGAGTCCGTCACCGAGGGCACCGTCACCCGCTGGCTGAAGTCGGTCGGCGACAGCGTCGAGGCCGACGAGCCGCTGCTCGAGGTGTCCACCGACAAGGTCGACACCGAGATCCCCGCCCCGGCCTCCGGCACCCTGTTGGAGATCGTGGTCGGCGAGGACGAGACCGCCGAGGTCGGCGCCAAGCTGGCCGTCATCGGCGAGGCGGGTGCCGCTCCCGCCGCCGCTCCCGCGCAGGAGGCCCCGGCCGCCCCCGCGCAGCCCGAGCCCGCCCAGGCCCCGGCTCCGCAGCAGGCCGCTCCGGCCCAGCAGGCCCCCGCCGCCCCGGCGCCGCAGGCCCCCACGGCCCCGGCTCCGCAGCAGCAGACCACCCCGGCGCCCGACCCGGTTCCGTCCGTCCGCCCCGGCGCCCGCGCCGGCCCCGGCTGCCGCTCCGGCCGCCCCGGCCGCCGCCCAGCCGGTGGACGACGGCGCCTACGTCACCCCGCTGGTGCGCAAGCTCGCCGCCGAGAACGGCGTCGACCTGTCCACCGTCAAGGGCACCGGCGTCGGCGGCCGCATCCGCAAGCAGGACGTCGTCGCCGCCGCCGAGGCCGCGAAGGCCGCCGCGCCGCGGCCGCCGCCGCGGCCGCCGCTGCCGCCCCGGCCGCCGCCGCGAAGAAGGCCCCCACCCTGGAGGCCTCCCCGCTGCGCGGCCAGACCGTGAAGATGCCGCGCATCCGCAAGGTCATCGGCGACAACATGGTCAAGGCCCTGCACGAGCAGGCCCAGCTGTCGTCGGTCGTCGAGGTCGACGTCACCCGCCTGATGAAGCTGCGCGCCCGTGCCAAGGACGCGTTCGCGGCGCGTGAGGGCGTCAAGCTCTCGCCGATGCCGTTCTTCGTCAAGGCCGCGGCCCAGGCGCTGAAGGCGCACGCGCCGATCAACGCCAAGATCAACGAGGCCGAGGGGACCATCACCTACTTCGACACCGAGAACATCGGTATCGCGGTGGACTCCGAGAAGGGCCTGATGACCCCGGTCATCAAGAACGCCGGTGACCTCAACCTGGCCGGCATCGCCAAGGCGACCGCCGACCTGGCGGGCAAGGTCCGGGCCAGCAAGATCAGCCCGGACGAGCTGGCCGGCGCGACCTTCACCATCTCCAACACCGGTTCGCGCGGCGCGCTGTTCGACACGATCATCGTGCCGCCGGGCCAGGTCGCCATCCTCGGCATCGGTGCCACGGTCAAGCGTCCGGCCGTCATCGAGACGGAGGACGGCCCGGTCATCGGCGTCCGCGACATGACGTACCTGACCCTGTCCTACGACCACCGCCTGGTGGACGGCGCCGACGCCGCCCGCTACCTGACGGCGGTCAAGGCGATCCTGGAGGCGGGCGAGTTCGAGGTCGAGCTCGGCCTGTAATTCCCTGCCAGTGGGCCTGTACGGTGCCCCCGCCCGGAGCTCTCCGGACGGGGGCACCGTCGCGTTCCGGCGTCGGCACGCTGTGTAAGTCTCGTCTCACCTGCGTAAAAGCGCCCCCGTGCGCCCTTCCCGCCCGCCGCGACGGCCGTATTGTCTAACCGTCAAACGCCCCAAGGGTCCGAAGGGGACCCTCCCGAAGGAGCTCTCATGACCGCGCCCGTCGTCCACTCGCTGCGCGAACAGATCCGCGAGCACATCCTGGAAGGGATCATCAGCGGACGCTGGCAGCCGGGCGAGCGGATCGTGGAGCGGCGGATCGCCACCGAGCTGGAGGTCAGCCAGACGCCGGTGCGCGAGGCGTTGCGCGAGCTGGAGTCCCTGCGGCTGATCGAGTCGGCGCCGAACAAGGGCGTGCGGGTGCGCAACCTGACCGCGGCCGACCTGGAGGAGAGCTACCCCGTCCGGGCCGGCCTGGAGGCGATCGCGGCCGAGCTGGCGGCGGAGCGGCTGGCGGTGGACTGCTCGGCCCTCGAACCGCACGTCGCCGCGCTGTACGAGGCCGACCGGGCCGCCGACGGGACGGCGCAGGTCCGGCACACGGTGGGCTTCCACCGGGAGCTGGTGCGGGCGGCGGGCAACTCGGTGCTGCTGCACACCTGGGAGGGGCTGGGCATCGAGGTGTTCACGGCGCTGTCGATACGGTGGCTGGGGACGGTGCAGCAGTCGTACGCGGAGGAGCACGAGGAACTGGTCGCGGCGTTCCGCCGCCGGGACCCTCGTATCGCGGACCTGGTCAAGGCCCACGTCCTGGGCTGCGCCCCGCGCGCCTGATTTTCTTCGCCCCCGCCGCCCCTTCCCGTCCCGTCCCTGGGGGCTCCGCCCCCAGACCCCCGTTCGCGCAGTTCCCCGCGCCCCTTTCAGGGGCGCGGGGAACTGCGCGAACAACCACGGCGCACCGGTACCCGCCACACCCCCGAACCACCCGAGCTCTACGGCGCTCACCTGCACAAACACTCACCAGCACAGGTCACTCCGTGCCATCGCCGAAGGCACCCCGTGCCGACTTTCTCGTAATCAAGAGGTTTTGCCCCTCAACCCTTTGATCGATCATCGATCAGGGAGTTACAGTCACGGACGGGCTTGCACCCAAGCCCAGCCCTGTCCTGCCAAAGACCAAGGGCACCCCCGATCCCCTTACCGATGAGGGAACCCCCTTCGACTGAGGAAGGCGGCGACATGACCGACCCCAAAGCCATCCAGCCGAGCGAGCTCGACCAGCTCCCGGACCGCGACCCCGAGGAGACCGCCGAATGGCAGGCCTCCCTGGACGCCGTCACCAAGGCGGCCGGGCCGCACCGTGCCGCGTACCTGATGCGCCGCACGCTGGAGCGCGCCGAGGGCGCCGGCCTCGCCCTGCCGAAGCTCCTCGAGACGGACTACGTCAACACCATCCCCACCTCCGCCGAGCCCGCCGTTGACGGCGACGAGGCGATGGAGCAGCGGATCACCGCCTGGAACCGCTGGAACGCGGCGGCGATGGTCACCCGCGGCAGCAAGTACGGCGTCGGCGGCCACATCGCCACCTTCGCGTCCGCGGCCTGGCTGTACGAGACCGGCTTCAACCACTTCTTCAAGGGCAAGGAGGGTGACGGCTCCGGCGACCAGCTCTACGTCCAGGGCCACGCCTCCCCCGGCATCTACGCCCGCGCCTTCCTCGACGGCCGCCTGAACGAGGAGCAGCTCGACAACTTCCGCCGCGAGTCCGGCGGCAACGGCCTGCCCTCCTACCCGCACCCGCGCCGTCTGCCCTGGCTGTGGGAGTTCCCCACCGTCTCCATGGGCCTCGGCCCGATCTCCGCGATCTACCAGGCGCGCTTCAACCGCTACCTGACCAGCCGCGGCATCAAGGACCTGAGCAACTCCCACGTGTGGGCGTTCCTCGGCGACGGCGAGATGGACGAGCCGGAGTCCACCACCGCGCTCACCCTCGCCTCCCGTGAGGGCCTGGACAACCTGACCTTCGTCATCAACTGCAACCTGCAGCGCCTCGACGGTCCGGTCCGCGCCAACTTCAAGATCGTGCAGGAGCTGGAGGCCCAGTTCCGCGGCGCCGGCTGGAACGTCGTGAAGTCGCTGTGGGGCACCGCCTGGGACGAGCTGTTCCAGCTCGACACCACCGGCGCCCTCGTACGCCGCCTGCGCGAGGTACCCGACGCGCAGGTGCAGACGTACCAGACCCGCGACGCCGCCTACATCCGCGAGGACTTCTTCAACAAGGACCCGCAGCTCGCCGAGATGGCGAAGCTGCTGTCCGACGACAAGATCCTCGAGTGCTTCCACTACTCGCGCGGCGGTCACGAGTCCCGCAAGGTCTACGCCGCGTACAAGGCCGCGCTCGCCCACAAGGGCGCGCCGACCGTGATCCTGGCCCAGACGGTCAAGGGCCACACCCTCGGCACCGGCTTCGCCTCCAAGAACGCCAACCACCAGATGAAGAAGCTCTCGGTGGACGAGTTCAAGGACATGCGCGACCTGCTCGGCCTGCCGATCAAGGACAGCGACTTCACCGACGGCGTGGTCCCCTACGGCCACCCGGGCGCCGACTCCCCCGAGGTCCGCTACCTCCAGGAGCGCCGCGCCGCCCTCGGCGGTCCCGCCCCGGCCCGCCGCGTCCACCCCCTCGCGCCGCTGCCCGCGCCCGCCGAGAAGGCGTTCGCCTCCTTCGACAAGGGCTCCGGCTCGCAGAGCGTGGCCACCACCATGGCCTTCGTCCGCCTGGTCAAGGACCTGGTCCGCGACAAGGAGACCGGCAAGCGCTGGGTGCCGATCGTCCCCGACGAGGCGCGCACCTTCGGCATGGAGAGCCTCTTCCCGTCCCTGGGCATCTACTCGCCCAAGGGCCAGACGTACGAGCCGGTCGACCGCGACCAGCTGATGTACTACAAGGAAGCCAAGAACGGTCAGATCCTCAACGAGGGCATCACCGAGGCCGGGTCGATGGCCGACTTCATCGCCGCTTCGACGTCGTACGCGACGCACGGCGAGGCGATGATCCCGTTCTACATCTTCTACTCGATGTTCGGCTGGCAGCGCACGGCAGACCAGATGTGGCAGCTCGGCGACCAGCTCGGCCGCGGCTTCCTGGTCGGCGCCACCGCGGGCCGCACCACGCTGACCGGTGAGGGCCTCCAGCACGCGGACGGCCACTCCCCCGCCATCGCGGCGACCAACCCGGCCGCCCTGACGTACGACCCGGCCTTCGCCTACGAGGTCGCGGCGATCGTCAAGGACGGTCTGCGCCGGATGTACGGCGAGGCCGCCCCGGGCGAGGACCCGAACGTCTTCTACTACCTGACGGTCTACAACGAGCCGATGCCGCAGCCGGCCAAGCCGTCCGGCCCCGGCATCGACGAGGGCATCGTCAAGGGTCTGTACCGGTTCAACACGGCGGAGTCCGCGGGTCTGACCCCGGCCGCCAACGCCCCGCGCATCCAGCTGCTGGGCTCCGGCACGGCGATCCACTGGGCGCTGAAGGCTCAGCAGCTGCTCACCGAGGAGTGGGGCGTGGCCGCCGACGTGTGGTCCGCGACCTCCTGGACGGAGCTGCGCCGGGACGCCATGGACGCCGACGCGGCACTGCTGCGCGGCGAGGAGCGGGTGCCGTACGTCCGCCAGGCGCTCCAGGGCGCCGAGGGCCCGGTCCTCGCGGTCTCCGACTACATGCGCCAGGTCCCGGACCAGATCGCGCAGTGGGTCGAGCAGGACTACTCGTCGCTCGGCGCCGACGGCTTCGGTCTGTCGGACACCCGTGAGGCCGCCCGCCGCCACTTCGGCGTCGACGCCGAGTCCATCGTGGTCGCGGCCCTGGCCCAGCTCGCGGGGCGCGGCGAGGTCAAGGCGACGGCCGTGAAGGAGGCGCGCGAGCGCTACGGCCTGTGAGCCCCGGGCAGTGATCGGAAGGCCCCCGCCACGCACGGCGGGGGTCTTCCTCGTTCTCCTGCATCATGTGGGGATGCGCGCTGCCCGCCTCATCAAGATGGTGCTGCTCCTCCAGTCCCGCCCCACCATGACCGCGGCCGAACTGGCCCGCGAACTGGAGGTGTCGGAACGCACCGTCACCCGGGACGCGCAGGCGCTGTCGGAGGCGGGCGTGCCGGTCTACGCCGAGCGGGGCCGGGCCGGCGGTTACCGGCTGATCGGCGGCTACCGCACCCGGCTGACCGGCCTCGCCCGGGGCGAGGCGGAAGCCCTCTTCCTGTCCGGAGTGCCGGGGGCCCTGCGCGAGATGGGCCTGGAGGACGCCGCGTCGGCGGCCCGCCTGAAGGTGTCGGCGGCCCTGCTCCCCTCCCTGAGGGACGCCTCCCGTACGGCGGCCCAGCGGTTCCACCTGGACGCGCCGAACTGGTTCCGGGAGCCCGAGACGCCCGAGCTGCTGCCGGCGGTCGCGGACGCGGTCTGGGACGACCGGCGGATCACCGCGCGCTACCGGCGCGGCGAGGACGAGGTCGTCCGCGAGCTGGAGCCCTACGGTCTCGTGCTGAAGGCCGGGGCCTGGTACCTGTGCGCGCGGATCACGCGGTCGACGGGCGACGGGCCGTTCCGCGTCTACCGCATCGACCGCTTCACGGCCGCGGAGACGAGCGAGGAGCGCTTCGAACGGGACGAGGGCTTCGACCTGCCCGCGTTCTGGACGGAGCGGGCCGAGCAGTTCGCGCGGTCGATCCTGCGGTCCGAGGCCGTGGTGCGGCTGTCGCCCCGGGGTGTACGGGCCCTGCACCACGCCGTCGACGCGCTGTCCGCCCGGGAGGCGCTGGAGACCGCGGGGGCACCCGACGCGGACGGGTGGGTGACGGTGACGCTGCCGGTGGAGTCGGAGGAGATCGCGCATGCGCAGCTCAGGGGGCTGGGCCCGGAGGCGGAAGTACTGGCGCCGAGTGCGCTGCGGGAACGGTTCGCCCAGGACGCACGACGGCTGGCGAGCCTGTACGACCGCACGGACGGCTAGCCGCGTACGGCGGGAAGGGGACGTGTCGGGAGGGGTCCGCCCGCAGCGGTTGGCGCGTCAGCGCCGCCCACCCCCGTAGCCGACCGATTCCGCGCCGTTCCGAGGACGGCCCCCCGGCGCGGCCCCGACCCAACACACGACACACCGCGCTACCCGCACCCCCACCGAACCCGCAGCGGCGCCGCAGGCATCCACACCCCCACCGAACCCACACAGGCAGCCGCAGCCACCCCACCCGCCCCACCGCCGGAAGCACCCGCACCCCCACCGAACAGCCACAGGCCGCCGCAGGCATCCCGCTCAACGACCGAACCCACACAGGCAGCCGCAGGCATCCACACCCCACCGAACCCGCACAGATCGCCGCAGGCGCCCCGCTCAACCGCCGGAGGCAACCGCACATAACGATCCGCCGCACTCCACGTGCGCCACCCCCGCCCAGGGCCGATGCTGGACCCGTGATGGACGAGACGGAGTTCTGGGAGCTGATCGACGCCACCCGGCAGGGTGCCGACGGCGATCCCGAGGACCAGGCCGACCTCCTCGTGGAGCGGCTCCTCGGGCTGGACCCGGACCTGGTGCTGGACTTCGCCCGCCATTTCGAGGCCCGCTACAACCGCGCCTGCACCTGGGACGTGTGGGGCGCCGCGTGGGTGCTGCTCGGCGGCGCGAGCGACGACGCCTTCGACTACTTCCGCTGCTGGCTGATCGGCCAGGGCCGCGAGGTGTACGAGGGTGCGGTGCACGAGCCCGACTCGCTCGCCGAGCTGCTGGACGACTTCGACGAGGAGCTGGACGGCGACGGCGAGGAGCTGGGCTACGCGGCCGACGAGGCGTACGAGCAGCTCACCGGCACCGTCGCCCCCGACTTGGGCATCGCGCCCGCCCCGGCGGAACCGCTGGGCACCCCGGTCGACCTGGAGGACGACCGGGCCGTGGCCGCCCGCTTCCCACGCCTGTGGGAGCGGTTCGGTCAGGACTGACCAGCCGGCCGGCCCTGGAGCCGGGCCGCGGCCTCCCTGATGTCCGGGAGGCGCGCCGTCAGCGCCGCGCCCGGGCAACTGGTCTGGTAGCCCTCGTCGTGGCCGGCGACGGCGGGCAGCGTGGCCGTGGCGCCGGCGGCGTACCGGCTGAGGCCGTTGCTGGAGACCAGGCGGACCTTGCCGCGGGGGTCGCTGCCGGTCCCGCCGAGTTTCCAGGCGGCCAGCGCGGCGATCGCGTCGGTCAGCGCGTCGGGCACGGGCACGCCGGCGGTGAAGGTGCCGAGGGCGGCGATGCCGGTGGTGCGGTGGTTGAAGCCCTGGGTGTGGGCGCCGGTGACGGCGCGGTCGATGCCCCCGGCGCGGCCCTCGTAGATGGTGCCGCAGCGGTCGACGACGAAGTTGTAGCCGATGTCGTCCCAGTCCCGCCCGCCCGTCTGGCCGGAGTACACGCCGCGGAGGATGGCCGGCACGTCGGCGCAGTCGTAGCCGTTCGGCGTGTCCGTGTGGTGGACGAAGACGGCGAGGACCTTGTCGTCGTAGCGCGGCGGCGGCTGTGCGCGGGCGGCTTCGCCCAGCCAGACCGACCGGGGCACGACGGGCGGCCGGGGCGCGGTGTACGGGTCGGCGGCGGCCGCCCGGGGGTCCGTGGCGGCGGCCCTCTCCACCCCGTTCGCGCACAGCGCCAGCGCGACGACGGCGGCGAGGCCGGGGAGGCAGCCGAGCACCACCGGCGCCACGCCCGGTCCACCGGGCACGCGCACGCGCTTCGCCCACTCACGTGCGCGAGCCGCGCCGGATGCGCCGGGGAGGGAAGCCGCACTCCGCCACCGGGACCGGCGCCGTCCTCGGAAGACCCGCATGGTCCCACTGTCCGGCGCATCGGGTCCGCCCGCGACGTGTGCTGTGCCACCTGGTGGAACCATCCTCCCGGTCCCCGACGTTTTCCGGTTGACCCCAGCTGATCACGGGACCCGTCCGGCACGTACTCAGGGTTCCGGGACGGACCCGGCCGAGGGTCCGGCAGAAAGGCGGCTCGCGTGGACCTGCTCGACATCGTGCTGGTGCTGGTGGTGCTGGCCTACGCGGCCTCCGGCTACCGGCGCGGACTGGTGGCCGGCTGTGTCTCGCTGGCCGGTTTCGTGGGCGGCGCGGTGGTCGGCGTGTGGATCCTGCCGTGGGTGATGGACCTGGTGTCGCCGGGCTCGACGGCGGCGACGGTGACGGCCGTGGTCACGGTGCTGCTGCCGGCGGTGGTGGGCCACGAGCTGGCGGGACGGCCGGCGCTGCGGCTGCGCCGGGAGCTGGACGCCGGTCCGCTCCGGGTGGCCGACGGGGCCGGCGGCGCGGTGGCCAACGCGGCGGCCGCGCTGATCGTGGCGTGGGTGGCGGCGAGCGTCCTGGCGGCGTCCTCGTCGCCGCTGCTGACCTCGGCGATCCGTGACTCGACGCTGCTGGGCGCGGTGCAGCGGGCGATGCCGGACACCACTCCGGCATGGTTCTCCAGGGCGACGTCCGCGCTGACGGAGGCGGGGTTCCCGCAGGTCTTCAACCCCTTCGAGAACGAGTCGACCGCCCAGGTCGCCGAGCCCTCCGGCGACAGTGTCACCGCCGCGGCCACCAACGCGGCCAAGCTCAGCACGGTGAAGGTGGAGGGCGTCGCCGGCAGCCAGGGCCGGGAGGGCAGCGGCTTCGTCTACGCGCCCCGGCACGTGATGACCAACGCCCACGTGGTGGCCGGCATCGACGACCCGACCGTCCGCGTCGGCGGGGTCGGACCGGCGTACGAGGCGCGGGTGGTGCTCTTCGACCCGGCCGAGGACGTGGCCGTGCTGTATGTGCCGGACCTGTCCGCGCCCGCGCTGCGGTTCGACGACGACGCGGAGCGCGGCGACCCGGCGGTGGTCGCCGGGTATCCGCAGGACGGCGACCTGGACCTGCGCGCGGCGACGGTGGCGAACCGGATCCGGGCGACGGGCCAGAACATCTACAGCGACGCGAACGT carries:
- a CDS encoding MarP family serine protease — translated: MDLLDIVLVLVVLAYAASGYRRGLVAGCVSLAGFVGGAVVGVWILPWVMDLVSPGSTAATVTAVVTVLLPAVVGHELAGRPALRLRRELDAGPLRVADGAGGAVANAAAALIVAWVAASVLAASSSPLLTSAIRDSTLLGAVQRAMPDTTPAWFSRATSALTEAGFPQVFNPFENESTAQVAEPSGDSVTAAATNAAKLSTVKVEGVAGSQGREGSGFVYAPRHVMTNAHVVAGIDDPTVRVGGVGPAYEARVVLFDPAEDVAVLYVPDLSAPALRFDDDAERGDPAVVAGYPQDGDLDLRAATVANRIRATGQNIYSDANVTREIYSIRSTVRPGNSGGPLLTTDGRVYGVVFARSTSDARTGYVLTADEVADEARRAAEATEAVDTGEPVAS
- a CDS encoding GntR family transcriptional regulator; translated protein: MTAPVVHSLREQIREHILEGIISGRWQPGERIVERRIATELEVSQTPVREALRELESLRLIESAPNKGVRVRNLTAADLEESYPVRAGLEAIAAELAAERLAVDCSALEPHVAALYEADRAADGTAQVRHTVGFHRELVRAAGNSVLLHTWEGLGIEVFTALSIRWLGTVQQSYAEEHEELVAAFRRRDPRIADLVKAHVLGCAPRA
- a CDS encoding peptidoglycan recognition protein family protein, which codes for MVLGCLPGLAAVVALALCANGVERAAATDPRAAAADPYTAPRPPVVPRSVWLGEAARAQPPPRYDDKVLAVFVHHTDTPNGYDCADVPAILRGVYSGQTGGRDWDDIGYNFVVDRCGTIYEGRAGGIDRAVTGAHTQGFNHRTTGIAALGTFTAGVPVPDALTDAIAALAAWKLGGTGSDPRGKVRLVSSNGLSRYAAGATATLPAVAGHDEGYQTSCPGAALTARLPDIREAAARLQGRPAGQS
- a CDS encoding helix-turn-helix transcriptional regulator, whose amino-acid sequence is MRAARLIKMVLLLQSRPTMTAAELARELEVSERTVTRDAQALSEAGVPVYAERGRAGGYRLIGGYRTRLTGLARGEAEALFLSGVPGALREMGLEDAASAARLKVSAALLPSLRDASRTAAQRFHLDAPNWFREPETPELLPAVADAVWDDRRITARYRRGEDEVVRELEPYGLVLKAGAWYLCARITRSTGDGPFRVYRIDRFTAAETSEERFERDEGFDLPAFWTERAEQFARSILRSEAVVRLSPRGVRALHHAVDALSAREALETAGAPDADGWVTVTLPVESEEIAHAQLRGLGPEAEVLAPSALRERFAQDARRLASLYDRTDG
- a CDS encoding DUF4240 domain-containing protein — protein: MDETEFWELIDATRQGADGDPEDQADLLVERLLGLDPDLVLDFARHFEARYNRACTWDVWGAAWVLLGGASDDAFDYFRCWLIGQGREVYEGAVHEPDSLAELLDDFDEELDGDGEELGYAADEAYEQLTGTVAPDLGIAPAPAEPLGTPVDLEDDRAVAARFPRLWERFGQD
- the aceE gene encoding pyruvate dehydrogenase (acetyl-transferring), homodimeric type, translating into MTDPKAIQPSELDQLPDRDPEETAEWQASLDAVTKAAGPHRAAYLMRRTLERAEGAGLALPKLLETDYVNTIPTSAEPAVDGDEAMEQRITAWNRWNAAAMVTRGSKYGVGGHIATFASAAWLYETGFNHFFKGKEGDGSGDQLYVQGHASPGIYARAFLDGRLNEEQLDNFRRESGGNGLPSYPHPRRLPWLWEFPTVSMGLGPISAIYQARFNRYLTSRGIKDLSNSHVWAFLGDGEMDEPESTTALTLASREGLDNLTFVINCNLQRLDGPVRANFKIVQELEAQFRGAGWNVVKSLWGTAWDELFQLDTTGALVRRLREVPDAQVQTYQTRDAAYIREDFFNKDPQLAEMAKLLSDDKILECFHYSRGGHESRKVYAAYKAALAHKGAPTVILAQTVKGHTLGTGFASKNANHQMKKLSVDEFKDMRDLLGLPIKDSDFTDGVVPYGHPGADSPEVRYLQERRAALGGPAPARRVHPLAPLPAPAEKAFASFDKGSGSQSVATTMAFVRLVKDLVRDKETGKRWVPIVPDEARTFGMESLFPSLGIYSPKGQTYEPVDRDQLMYYKEAKNGQILNEGITEAGSMADFIAASTSYATHGEAMIPFYIFYSMFGWQRTADQMWQLGDQLGRGFLVGATAGRTTLTGEGLQHADGHSPAIAATNPAALTYDPAFAYEVAAIVKDGLRRMYGEAAPGEDPNVFYYLTVYNEPMPQPAKPSGPGIDEGIVKGLYRFNTAESAGLTPAANAPRIQLLGSGTAIHWALKAQQLLTEEWGVAADVWSATSWTELRRDAMDADAALLRGEERVPYVRQALQGAEGPVLAVSDYMRQVPDQIAQWVEQDYSSLGADGFGLSDTREAARRHFGVDAESIVVAALAQLAGRGEVKATAVKEARERYGL